CTGCGGCGGCGATCACGGATTGTGGTAAGCCGGTTCCGACGACGACAAGGTCGAAGGTGGTGGGATCAATTGGGGGATAGGACGGAGGTTCACTCATGGCGGCGCGCGAGATGGAGTCCTTACGGGATAGTAGCCAACAGCCACGGCGAGATAGATGAACCGTTGCTGCTGATCCGCTACCCGcttaatctatatatatatacatatattttatattttatatatataaaagtgagaaTAGGGAAATATTAGAATTGCGGATTAtgttaatgattttattatttaaataattttaaattaatagattatttCACATATCATATAAAACAATTATAGATATTTatcttctaaaattaatttttttatttttaagattaattaattttattaggtAATTACatagaataattattaaaaattaataatctttgtaatatttaaattttaaaaaaattaaattttttccatttcaaaaaaataaaataaaatttttttagataagaatattaaaataataaattttaattttaatttaaaatgttaaaatattacAATATTATCATAATACTAAACTAttagattaaatttttaatttttgaattaactaattttatttaaaaaaatatttaaatatactttAACAATAAGTACCGTAAAGTTTTAATCTTGTTGTACTATGTACATtcaaaactttaatattttttaacaaatctaacattaaattaaataataaaatcattgtctataattatttagattttcattcatatatatataatatgataattaaaaaataaaattttgatatatgattattaaaataatgaatttaattatttttaaaaatattaaaataattatcataatattaaaatataataagttcaaatttaaaaaataaaattataagatatacagaataataatcataaattaataattttaaaaaaatagtaaagagattattttaattttaaatattagtaatTTCAATATCATCTAAATACTTATAAAATACTtgaattattgtattttttttatttttttttttcattatgtgTTTGATCGCAAACACATATACGTATCGAAGCATCTGATGGGGCACTGAcctcatatattttaaaattttaataaatgtacttaaaatcaaaattaatggtatagaattattaaaataacatatctaaacattaaataatataaaaaaaattatatatatatattatatgagtattataataaatataaaaacgtATAAGGTAGATTTGAATAAGGCTAATTCAtactaaaaagttaaaaataaattatttagccCATTAAACAAAAAGTCCAAACGATTAATTCACTTTTataagtataattttaaattgtataaCAGTTAAACATAAACACTTAATTTAGTATGTcattttttaatacaatttagacttttaatttttaatcataattaattgaaaatatttaattttatgatgtAAGATTTTAGGCTTTTGCTAAAAATGTGAATTATTGCATAAATTTGGACTCTAGGCTTATTATTTATCGAAGtactatgttttatttttagaatGCATTATTTATCAAACTTATCAAAATTAACtaactaattatttaaaaaactaattaaatatcatcaataaaattaaattatttaactatCGTGTActtctattaaataaaaaaaatgctacagtaaaaaattattatttatattgtttaatgttatttctttatttatattaCTTAATCCATTTAAGAATAAGAACGGAATTAGAAtgattaaaaagtttgatttgtAAAATGCAAttgattaaaagaataaaaactaaaatatacgAAAACTTACAATAAATTAAAGCAACAGCAAATATCAAATATAATCGAtggattatataatataatataaatagctTTGATAAATTTCCTCATAATAAGTAAATCTAAAAATCTAAATTCGAGATATCATGCATTTCCTACTACTTTAGTAAAGATGGTCAGGATCACCAAGATTTTATTCTGTCCATAAAGAACAgcatttttcatgaaaaatatgaaGTTGGGTCAGTATCTTTTGATATTTGTTCTCTTTATGCTGTTTCAACTGGTAAGTAATTCAATGCCCTTAAAGAAAGCAGCATAGCATCTCTAACCTGATAATTTCTGGTGGAGTACTCATCTAGAATTATAAGCAGACAGCTAGCAAATTAATTGTTAGCAGATAAAGGTATACAAAGCACCACGATCACAACGTCAATTGTCCCCATATTAAAACTCAAATACAACATTCAAAAAACAGACATGTGAATATCCTAAGCATAATGCCTAAAAGGGAGTAAGTTTTAGCATCACGACTAATTCATGTAAAGATGGAAGTGAACAGCAGCTGGATGGAGCACAAAACTTTTTAACATAAGTCAGCACTGGACAATCCAGCCACCTTGGCTCTTCACTGCCTTGATCTCGACTCAGCTCTTCTAGCTTCATCAGGTGTTGAAGGAAACAACTCAACATACCTTGACCCAATTGTCATCTTATCTTTGCTCATAGCTCGTTTAGCTTCTTCAACAGAAACAAACTCTACATATGCCTCTCCAGTAGCTTTCCCGTCTGGGCGACATGCAATGTGTATCCTCTCTTCAACGAGCTTGAATTCTttgaaaaattcaattatttcagGTTTTTTCACAGAGAATGGCAGTCCTCGCATCTTCAAAATGTCCGTGTATTCCAGTTGATCCTTATCACTGAACCTCTTTGCTTTAGATGGTGGAGGACTTCCATGATAATCAGTGTCATAGATTCCTTCATAATTCACCTCTGCAGCAATAGCATTGTAATAATCCTGTCTCTTGCACCTAAAAACTTCCACATACCTACGCCCCATGTTCTGCCGGTCTCTCTGTAAagcaaactcaacctgcatggACCCTGCAAAGACCACAAAGGCCTCTCCTGTGAACCGTCCATTCTTATTGACCAGCAGCACATCCACAATGTCCAGTCCAGCAAAGAACTTGATGATGTCTATATCAGTGCAGTTGAAAGGAAGTCCTCTCAGACGAACCACAGGAAAGGCAGGGGGCTGAAATCCACCACCATAGCTGTAGGGTTGAAAGCCACTAGGACCACTGCTCACTGCGAAGTAGGGATTTGATTCCATCATTCTTTGTCTCTTTGAGCCGACCTCGTACCCATCCGAAACCCCCCCGCTTCCCAACATTGCCCTTCATTTATCCAtacccaaaaaagaaaaaaaaaatccccacTCAACCTGTTAATAAAACCAAACCCAACCCACACTTCCCTGACACCTTATATTCCTAATTTTTCTTTAAGAAAAAGGAGGTATAACATTTAACATCCCTCCTAAAAGGAACTATGAAAAGCCCCAAATGCAAAGCAAGAGAATAGCACATAATCACCAATGGCAGTAACAAAGTTTCAACCAACTGACTATAATGAGAAAGGATCAACAAATAATGTCATGTATATATCATGTCCACGATTACTTCTGCAGATTTATTTTTATCCATCAGAAATCAAGATGCATAACCAAGCACAGCTGATATAACATTAATTCATGCCATATACAAGATTCCTCGTGTATACATTTTAGTTCCACCATTTAACACTACAAGGCACAAGAAGAAAGTATCCCAACACTACACAAGATTATAGTTGACAGGAAACATAGCACTAAATATttgcccaaaaaaaaaaactagaaaaGCAGTGCTCAAAtcaatcaccctaatataatTGCTCATAGAGATATTTCCCTATAAGAAACAAAACATACTGCTTTTTCAGTTACATAGGAAAATCATATCAAAGTGGTTTAAAAAATTCTTTATGACTGACTACTATAATAGTGAACATTAGAATCTTAGAATAATAAATAGTCCTCAAAAACAGTTAATCAGTGACCTGTATAAAAAGTTTTTTGAACTGTCTTGCTAAAGAGATTTCATAAGAACACAAAGAAGAATTTGATACCCGTTTTGGAGAATagcaaaaatattttctctagTTTCTGTCAACTGCTATCAGgtttttcacattttttttaaaaaatctctcaATAACTTTTTGATTGCTTTTAAGTATTCCTGAGCTGTGTGGGAAAAAAATCAGTTTGTTCTTTTCCAAATTCATTGGTCCTAAAATATGTACAAATAATAAATGTTCTAGAAAATTTCAATGTCTTCAAATAGCAAATATCAAAAAtgataaaagaagaaaagaaaagccaAATTTGTGTCGTTTGCTTAACAATTGAAATTCATTTGTTACACAATTCTGTATTCACAAACCCGCACAACAgcaacagcagcagcagcagcagcatcaACATCAAATCAGAAGCAAATTACAAAcaaagaaggaaaagaaaaaagaaataacaaGTTTTATATACTTACCCTCTGGGTCCGTACATGGTTTTGGGTCTTTGAAATGTTCAGCAGTCTCGTCTGATAACCTGAGAAATTAGAGAGATTCGAAAAATTCTAAGAAATGTAGaaattaagatattaaaatCCTAGCTAGGGTTCATACAAAGGacaacaacaacaaatctgCCCATAAATTCCGAGCAAGCGCAAAACCGAAACTCAAAATTAATTCAACGGACTCCCTCTTAATCACAAAGTTTACAATTGCACACAATAAATAATATACTCTTAAATCATTAATCTACTACAAGGAAATAATTTACTCTTAAAATCTGTATTAAAAACTCATAAATCTCCAATATTAACGCCAAAAAACTTTCCGAACATACAAGTAAATCCTCCACGTTATCCTAATCCTCGTAAAATCAATAATCAGAGCACCACAAAATCAATATTGAAAACCCAATAAAGTCAATAACAAACATCCACAAattcaaatattgaaaaacCCAAATCAGCAACAATAACACcgtaaaatcaaataataaaatcctACAAAATCAAATATTAACAACCCATAAAACAATAAGGGAAATCAACAAACTTATTGAAATGAAATCGTCTTCTGAAAACGAAATCCAGCTGATTTTTCTTCTCCTGTGTTTGACAACATAAACATAGAGGGTATAGAGAGAacgaaatgggagagagagagagagagagagagcgatACCTACGCAGAAATTTCAGGATTGACGCTTGAAACAACAAAGTGAGGAGGGGAGGACCAAGAGCGGGAAGAGAGAGGGGCTGCAATCGCGATTCCTagtgaaagaaaaaaagaggatAGGGTTTTAGTCTTTGGGCAAAATGGACGCATAGACTTGGCACGGCACCTTCTAAAGCAATCAATTCCAACGGCAATCAAATAAATTACTTACCCTTACGCCTTGTTTGGTTCTTGGTTACTTTGctaattatttacaaattaagAATACGTGTATTACAATTAAAACATACTGGATGGcgtgaattaaaaataaaaaaagagtttTACATACACTACtccataatttaataaaatattgaattgttatttttaattaagctaaaaaaaatttaagttcaagttttttattttatattaaagtaataaaattttattaaagtaataaaattttattttatattttttatataatatactaTATATTCATATTTCTCtataagtaaattattattgtaattaatagattttttctttatttagaatcaataattttataaaaatttaatttaattgaattttagaatTGTTTTCCTCGGTCCAATCGAATGTGTCCTTTGAGAGAGGGCTATGCTTTTACACATTTAACCTCGAGGCCAAGTTATTAATCAACGAACCTGCTCTATAGTCCTATTACCAAACCTATAATAGTTGtgctccaaggctattttcgtTACATCACATTAAAAATAACACGTGTCCATGGAAACAGCCAAAGCAAATAAGGTTTCAAGAGATGTGAACCAATAGAGAGAAGGAACGCGCGCGCAGGGACCGATGACGTGGcaaaatatatttgaaatccCGCCCAAATCCAGAGACTTGAAtttctcatttatttattttaaaataataaatcccTATCTCGGCCGAAAAGGCAAAAAGCATTTTTCAAAGGCCTCCTTCTCGGCGTCTCTTCATTCTCTGCCCCTCCTCCCTCCTTTTTTGCCTCCGAAATCCGTAAGGTAAACTCGAAGAAAGCCTTTGCGGCGCCTACGCCGAACGATTCCTATCATTTTCGCTGGTTTTTAACCTGTTCGTTTGTTTTTTTGTTCTTTCTCTTTTGATTTCTCACAGGTTTAGCCATGAAAGGTGGGAAATCCAACGCTAACACCAGCAAGTTCGATGCTAAGTGAGTACTTTTGGTTTCTGGATCGTACGAAACAAAGCCGATTTTCATTTCTTTCaataaatttgattttgaattttgggtTTGTTGTTAGGCTGAAGGTAAATGGTGCAGGCGGTGGCCAAAAAGGGTTGAAGAAGACGGGGAAGGACCCCAACAAGCCCAAGCGGCCTGCAAGTGCTTTCTTCGTTTTCATGTAATGGATTTTTTCTCAAGTCTTATGTCATTCTCCACATCAATTTATCTTTttcaattgattttaatttctttttttatatatataatagggAGGAATTTAGGCAGGAGTACAAGGAGAAGCATCCTAACAACAAATCTGTTTCTGTTGTGAGTATCATTCTAATTctgttttgcttctttttttttttttcaataatgttGAAAATGacaatttttgtttttattatcattattattattttttaaatcggtGTAATTTGTTTTTGAAACGAATCAGGTGGGAAAGGCTGCTGGAGATAAGTGGAAATCTATGTCAGAGGCTGTGAGTATTTAAGGGCCTTTTTGgtgattttatttgtttttctatcTGAGATTTCTGGTTATTGGAATGATGTGGTTTGTattattttccattttaaataatatcagGAGAAAGCTCCTTATGTAGCAAAagcagagaaaagaaagaatgaaTACAACAAAAACATGGCTGCTTACAATAAAAGAATGGTACTACTTGGTTGTTTCTTTAAGCTTCTCCAATTCAAATGTTTTCTTAAACCCTTCATcgttttattcattaaatagtTGCTTTGCAATCTCGTTGACATGATTCTTTTATTATGATATAATAGGCTGGTGGAGGAAATGCCGATGAAGAATCAGACAAGTCTAAATCTGAAGTGAATGATGAGGAGGAAGAAGATAATGAGTAATTTGATTGACAGTAGAAGAAGCAATTGAATGATGTAAAACTTCTATCTATATTTAAATGGTTCCTCTGTTTCAGTAGTTAGTCTAGTTTAGGACAAAAATGGAGATCCAGCCTTTCGGAATCTTCCTGGAGCTCACACGGCCGTGTACTTAAATCTCcttaattgtttattttaagTTTAATATATATGCTTTTTCTATCATGtgcttcattttctttttaaattttgtccTTTCTGTGTGTATTCTTCAATTTGTTGGTGTTTATTTCTTAGCAATTATATTCCATGGCCGTGATGAAGGAAAATGCTCATGAAATTTTTGTTTCTGGTATCCCTAATCAGTATAGGTTCTTGATCTATGGACTGAGATCTATTGGCTATAGGAAGCGCGTTTCTTTGaaccattttttattttttttagcatGGGTGTGCAGTGTTATGGACCCATGATTCTTGGGTTATGCTTATTTGCAGTTAGTTCCTATAATTGCATTCCACTATGTTAAGCTTCCTATGATTGCTTGTTCTCAATTTTCAGCAATTGTATGCGAGAAATTTACGTAGCAAGCAATGATTTTTGCCTTTGAGGTTATATATAGATGGGCGTGATTTTGCACTGTTAAGTTAGAATTTCATTTCTGATGGTGGTTTtcatatatgaaaaaattatcattaatagCTTGATGTGACTGGTTAATGTCTACCAAAAAATGATATAAACTGAAGATTAGATTAGATATTTAGTGTTGCAAAGGCTTCACAAATTGTTAGAATACTGAACCTCTTGAACCATATTATAAGCTGATCTTAGCGCCTGCCGCCCATTAGTTGGGTTGGCAAATGCATAATACAGTCACCTGGCTATGCCAGGTTTGAATCTTCCCCTTCCCCAATCTATGGATTAAAAAAAACACATGTTTTGTGCAACACAGgataaagctttttttttttttaaatcatgatCTTTActgtttcaaaataaataattagtttCTATGGTAATCTAAATCGGTGGCGAGAGAACTAAAacacaattaaaatttaaaattttaaaaataaaatataatgaattagatgaatatttaaaattaaagttttgagTATATGATAGTGCACTGTAGTTAATTTATCTTGGTCCAATAGTCATTGGTCGAAGAAGAAGGCTGTTTTGATTCAACTCCAAGACAAAAACTATTTTATAATAGGTTTTAGTTCTTAGTTATAGATATATTGATCTATGAGTGACATATTTATTTTCACATTTCATATTTATGTATATGTGAATATATGGATATCTGTTTTGCTATatagttttttaaataattccTAAAATTAAgtcaatataaattatttttttaaattaaaatttgttaaGATATCAATTATATGTGGGCTAACCAAAACTAAGTGGATTAAATTATCTTTATGAGGTAAGTATTATGGTAATTTGTTACTCTTATAGATTCAAACTTAACATGAATAATTAGATTTGTTCTTGACTTTAGACAATCTAAAATGGGTGTATATATAATATAAGATgtcaatcaattaaaataaaaaaaattatataaaatatgattaaaaagaGTTACTATCAAAATAGCCTAATTTTAAGTGTGAAAAGAGGTGCTATCTAAATAGTCTAGTTTTAAGCACAAACTTAATTTGACTCGGATAAAGCAAATGGCGATTTTACCCTACAATTTAAtcactaataaataaattatttataaaatattaacgaATCgtagaattataattaaaaatctcaTCTAATCCTGTTTCAATTAATTTTGTAAATCCACCAATGAAGAACGATCATGGTATTTCAAAGTAAAATTGggattttgtaaaatattttaaactctTATTTTCAATCTGTCAATTTGatccattaaaatattaaaataatcgaACCTTTTCATTTCTCTTCCAGGCAATAGAATATCATAAcaattttaaaacaataaaaaatcttGCTTTGAAAAACATTTTTTCAAAAGCTTACTTTAATTGAGTTTCGTGGGAGATCTTGATGAGATTAAACTGaacttgaatttaaaattatatttagcattgaattttataaatttaaaaaatatttttctaaacaaTATTTCTAACAAACATTATATTATTTGATCAAAATATAGATTATTgtcttatttatttaaaaattaatttattttatatataattaaattatatgaactAAATGAAGAACTGAATAAAAAGAGCTAACTGTATTTCGaaattaccttttttttttaattataaaaactgAATTACCCATTTCTATTTAATATGAATTAATgtgtaaaattttattgaattacaataattaaattacaaatttatcttattattttataattttactattaaaatacgaaatttaatttcaaaataaattttaatattttcttaacaaTAACTTGTAAACAAactattcaaaaaatttattaaaagggTCATGGCCTTAAATTGAAATATCATTATCGTTGGCTTTAATCTAAAATTACCCCTTGTGCGAAATGGCGAAGAGTGGAGTTTCGAGTTGAGGGAAATGGCAGCTCCTGGGAAATGCTTGCTGGTGACTGGCCCTCCTGTAAGTTTTCTCCGATCAGACTCCTTCAATATTTACCAATTtcaatttcttcatttttttactCTTCTCTCCTTTTGTATCAATTTCATATTGAAGGGTGTGGGCAAAACCACTCTTATTATGCGAGTCTTTGAGAGCCTTAAAACCTcaaacccaaacttggagattcagGGTTTCTACACTCGTATGCTCTTTCAatctcactctctctctctctcccttatCAGATGTGATAGATTTGTAGATGATGACTAGTGGTTTTGCTGAATTTAGGTGAGATTAGGGAAGGAAGTGAAAGGGTCGGCTTCGAAGTCGTCACTTTGGACGGTCGAAAAGCTCCGCTCGCCTCATCCAGCATTTCTACGTAACTCACTTTCCCCCTTTTTAGTTTTCTAATTGGTTCAGTAGTATTGTGTTGCTAGGCTTGCATTAACAGGCAGGTgggaaaaagtaaaatttttggcTTCATGATTTTGATAGAATCTAATTATTAGTTATTACTTATTTATCTTCTTGAATTCGAGTTCAAGTAATCTATTGAATGTTGATATTTTCTGAAAGATGTTAAAATTGCATAAAATGATCTGTACATTTCGAGGAGTGTCTCATTTCAATTTCTTGCATATTTTATAGTCTTAATGGTTCTAAGACAACCGATTTtagattttcttttaaaattgatGTAGTTAGTGAATACGATAATGGGAATGCTGTGCTTAAGAAATGTATTTCCCAAGTGGAATAGACATTGTAACTTTTCTCTGTAATTTAATTTCTTCAATGAACATGAATATGTTttcaatttttctaaaattcatATTAGCATTTTGTTTCTGATGTGGAATTGGTTTCAAATAGAGCTGAATAACAAAAAAAAGTACATATATATATGGCTGACCCCTACTAGGATTAAGGCTTAGTTGTCACTGTTGTTAGTTTTAGCATTTTGTTTCTATTTCATGCATGTGGAGTCCAAATGTTAAAAAAATCGATTATATTGAAATTAAGATGGGTGTGCATACATTGTTTGCCCTTTTGTTAAAagaaatttcttaatatttgtTGAGTTAACCTTCCCTTTACACTTTGCTGTGCAAACTGGTACCTACTGCCATGCCCTATTTTCTGTAGTTTCAaacttgtttttttcttttcttaatgcTCTATTGCTTCTTATTGCTTGAATCTGACACTAATTATCTCAGGCCAGAGTCCTTGAGATGGCCTACTGTTGGGAAATATAAAGTTGACTTAGCATCATTTGAGTCGCTGGCATTACCTGAGTTGCAGGTCAGCCAGTTTTGAATATTGATTATCttaatacacacacacacacacatatatatgagcaataagatttttttttttttttggttattaGGTCAAAGAAGATGCTGATCTCTTCATCATTGATGAAGTTGGAAAAATGGAGTTGTATAGTTCATCATTTTTCCCTGCTGTTCTAAAAGTTTTAGAGTCAAATGTCCCAGTTTTGGCTTCAATCCCTGTTCCTAAATTTGGCCGTGATATACCTGGAGGTACATGTTCCTAATACAATTGCCTTTATTTCTAAACACTTATAATTACTTGTTCCATCATTTTGTACACTTATTTGTTGGTAGAAAAGTGTCTGTTTCACAAGAGAACCAATGTGGTATGAGAGGAGGTTATAGTTTGAGAAATTCTTGCAGTTCTTGTAAATGGCTTAATGCTAATGCAAACTTGAAACAGGATGTAACCTTAGGCGAGGATGTAACCTTAATGATAATTCTTGCAGTTTTTGTACTAAATTTTTATTGTGACAAAGCCTTGTAAATTACTGCAGTTGCGAGGTTGAGGAATCATCCAGGGGCTACTATTTTCACCTTAAGCCCAAATAACAGGGATGCTGTTAAAGAACAGATCTATAGGCAGCTGGTAGATTCACTGCGGAAGCTTTAGATGCTGCATCCATTGTGAAACTTGTAAGTCTAGTTGGAGAGGCTTGTAGGACAAATATCATCATGGTGTTCTATTGATaga
The Manihot esculenta cultivar AM560-2 chromosome 1, M.esculenta_v8, whole genome shotgun sequence genome window above contains:
- the LOC110608770 gene encoding heterogeneous nuclear ribonucleoprotein H isoform X2, translated to MYGPRGAMLGSGGVSDGYEVGSKRQRMMESNPYFAVSSGPSGFQPYSYGGGFQPPAFPVVRLRGLPFNCTDIDIIKFFAGLDIVDVLLVNKNGRFTGEAFVVFAGSMQVEFALQRDRQNMGRRYVEVFRCKRQDYYNAIAAEVNYEGIYDTDYHGSPPPSKAKRFSDKDQLEYTDILKMRGLPFSVKKPEIIEFFKEFKLVEERIHIACRPDGKATGEAYVEFVSVEEAKRAMSKDKMTIGSRYVELFPSTPDEARRAESRSRQ
- the LOC110608770 gene encoding heterogeneous nuclear ribonucleoprotein H isoform X1, which encodes MRPFCPKTKTLSSFFLSLGIAIAAPLSSRSWSSPPHFVVSSVNPEISALSDETAEHFKDPKPCTDPEVSSGPSGFQPYSYGGGFQPPAFPVVRLRGLPFNCTDIDIIKFFAGLDIVDVLLVNKNGRFTGEAFVVFAGSMQVEFALQRDRQNMGRRYVEVFRCKRQDYYNAIAAEVNYEGIYDTDYHGSPPPSKAKRFSDKDQLEYTDILKMRGLPFSVKKPEIIEFFKEFKLVEERIHIACRPDGKATGEAYVEFVSVEEAKRAMSKDKMTIGSRYVELFPSTPDEARRAESRSRQ
- the LOC110626205 gene encoding HMG1/2-like protein; the encoded protein is MKGGKSNANTSKFDAKLKVNGAGGGQKGLKKTGKDPNKPKRPASAFFVFMEEFRQEYKEKHPNNKSVSVVGKAAGDKWKSMSEAEKAPYVAKAEKRKNEYNKNMAAYNKRMAGGGNADEESDKSKSEVNDEEEEDNE
- the LOC110608770 gene encoding heterogeneous nuclear ribonucleoprotein F isoform X3 → MQVEFALQRDRQNMGRRYVEVFRCKRQDYYNAIAAEVNYEGIYDTDYHGSPPPSKAKRFSDKDQLEYTDILKMRGLPFSVKKPEIIEFFKEFKLVEERIHIACRPDGKATGEAYVEFVSVEEAKRAMSKDKMTIGSRYVELFPSTPDEARRAESRSRQ
- the LOC110619455 gene encoding cancer-related nucleoside-triphosphatase, which gives rise to MAAPGKCLLVTGPPGVGKTTLIMRVFESLKTSNPNLEIQGFYTREIREGSERVGFEVVTLDGRKAPLASSSISTPESLRWPTVGKYKVDLASFESLALPELQVKEDADLFIIDEVGKMELYSSSFFPAVLKVLESNVPVLASIPVPKFGRDIPGVARLRNHPGATIFTLSPNNRDAVKEQIYRQLVDSLRKL